GATAGCGGGTGATTTTGCGCGTTCCTTTCAAAAATTCCAGCATATGCGGCAGAAGATGGATATATCCCTGTTTCATGGCGCCTTCCTGGGAAGAAGAGGTCGCGCCGCCCGGCATGCCGTGTTCGACGACATCATAGTCTATGCCTTGGAAATAGGGTGAACAGTAGCGGTCGTAGTACGGCATGATCTGTTTGAGCATGAAGCCGCAGGAATGAATCATCTCTTTGTTCAGGTTGGTTTTCAGGCCCAGTTCATCTTCGATGTAGGCTGCCGTCGAAAGCACTTCGCCCTGGCCATACCAGCGGACGGATGCGCCGATTCCGGTATCCACAATGTTGGCGCCGGCCTGGGCCGCCGCACCCACGGCCGGAACAAACAATCCATCGGTGTAATGACGATGGTAATGTATGATAAGTTCCGGATATTTTTTTCGAATCGCGGCTACCAGGTTGCGCATAAAGCTGGGCGGGCAGACCCCGGCCATGTCCTTGAGGCACAGGATAATCGTGCGGATCACTTTATGGGTCGGCAGGCCGGAAACGTTGGCGACCATCGCTATAATTTCATCCGTCACCGACAGATAATGCTTTACGTCAAAGCCCTCTGCAAAGGAGAGGGAAATGGCCGGCTCAAAAATATTGGTTTTGGAATCCATGGCCACTTCGGCAAAGGGGCGCATATTTTCAATGTGGTTTAAAAAATCAAAGCAGCGAATCACATCATAATGCGCACAGATCATTTCCCCGGTCTTGCGCATCAGGTTGCGCGGCTGGGGTTTGTATCCAAGTACATTGGTGGATCGGATCAGAATCTGTTTGAGCGTTTGGGGTGCAAATTCATTCCACTCGGTGGCTTCGGTAAACGGGTAGGTCATGTTAGCCAGCATGGCGACATGGAAATGGGCACCACCGCCGTTTTCCATGGAGAAGAAACCGCATTTATCCAGGTACGGCCCGACCAGCCTGTCCTCGGCCAGACGGAAGCGATTTCCACTGTTGGACTGGGTAATATCCCGGGGCGTTGTATCCGTAAAATGAATATAACCGCTGTCCCGAACGAAATCCAGAATAGCCTGGCGGTCTCCCCTGGGATACGGGTGGACAAAGTCGCTGTATCCTTCAGGGGGCAGAACCGGTTTGAAAGGCCCGAGCCGTTTGTCAGCCCGTCCGCGGTATTCACCTAACTGGACAAACTCGTTATATCCCTTGGCTGAAATTTCAGCCACCAGACGGGAAAGCCTTACGGGTTCCGGTGCCTGATAAATAAAGTCCATCAGTTCCGGTGCTTTTTCAATGAATTTGGTATCATAATTACCTGAATTGAAATCCGGATGTTTGAGAATTTCACGATGGAAGGGGATGGTGGTCTTCACGCCGCCGATGTGATACTCACCCAGGGCGCGCCGCATGGCCTTGACGCATTTGTTCCAGCTGCGGCCGAAACTGATCAGCAGCGTTGCGGCTGAGTCATACTGGGATGGGAATTGGTAGCCTGTGCTGATGCAGGTGTTCAACCGGATACCCGTGCCGCCCGGAGGCGCATGCCGCGTGATCAGGCCGGCATTGGGTGCAAAATTGTTCCGGGGATCTTCGCAGTTGATTCTGACCTGCATGGCATGCTGGTAGGGTTTGGTCTCTTCTTCGTTAAAACTGAGCGTTGCACCAAAGGCAATGGCGATCTGTTCCGCCACAAGATCCACTCCGTAGCGGCATTCCGTAATGCCATGTTCGACTTGAAGCCGTGTGTTGACCTCAATGAGATAGGGGGTTCCGTCCTTTTCTACCAGAAATTCCACCGTTGCCAGGGAATAATAATTGACATGCTTGACCAGCTTGATCGCATATTCTTTGAGTTTGTTGCGAAGTTCTTCAGTCATGCCCGGCCAGGGGGAGGGGGTTATTTCGACCAGTTTTTGATGATTTCTTTGGACCGTGCAGTCCCGTTCATCAAAGGCAAACACATTGCCGTGCTGATCAGCGGCGATTTGAATTTCAATATGACGCACGTGGGTCAGCAGCCGTTCCATGAACAGCTTGGGATTGCCAAAAGAGGCCTGGGCAAATGTCGATGCTTTAACAAAAGCGGATTCAAACTCTTCTTCGGAATATACTTCGTAGATGCCCCGGCCGCCACCGCCGCCTTCGGCTTTTAGCATGATCGGATAACCTATTTTTTTGGCAAAGGCCCGGGCCTCTTCCAGTGAAACGGCATCTTCCGTTCCGGGGATGACCGGCACCCCCAGTTTTATGGCCAAGTTGCGAACGGCAACTTTGTTGCCTAAAAGGCGCATGGCATCATGGGGCGGACCGATAAAGTGAATACCTGCCTTTTCACATTTCAGGGGGAAGCTGCAATCTTCGGCTGCAAATCCCCAGCCGGGATGAATGGCAATAACACCGCGTTCTTTAGCTTTTTTAATAATCCGGTCAATATCAAGATAAGCGGTCGGATCCTCCCCCAACAGCATCAGTTCCTGGGCACTGTGGGTAGAGGGAGACGTTTTATCGACATCGGTTGCAGTCATGATTGAGATGGCTTCCATCTCTGAAATTGAACGGCAGAGTCGACGGGCAGGAATTCCCCGGTTAGCAACGAGGATGGGTTTACCTTTATTTTCAGCCAGAACCTGCTCAAGTGTTTTTTGTTTCATGACTTTTTAAGTTCTCCCTAAAATTGATGCGTTTCGGTTAAAGTTTGGGCTTTTCAAATAATATGCTTACGTTACCATTATGGCGAAATATTAACGCTGTATGGAAGTTTATAGGAAAGTATGAGTATCGTGTAAAGATTTTTTACCTTTTGTTGTTGGATGAACCTGAGGAGTGATAGGATAGGTCTGCTTTTGGCTGTTATTCAACGGTTAGAATTCTTCCGGAATGAATGATCTGTGTTTGAGTGCCTTTTTGTATCACCAGGCCCCCATTTTCAGCAACACCGATAATAATTGCCGAATTAATTTCATCTTCATTTTTAAGAATATGGACGTGCTTGCCGCGCCATGCCAGGCGGCTGGTAATCAGCTGTGTAAATTCGGATGCCTGGATTTGTCTGATCAAACTTCGCATACATTGGATGCCTGATTCCACCAAGTGACACCAGACCTTTAGAGGGGAGACATGGAATCCTTCTTTTGATAAGCAGGTCGCCGGCATGGCGGTTTCAGTGCCGATCGTTCGCAAAGAGGGGGCACAAGCCATGTTGATTCCAATTCCCACAATAATTTTCTTGTTGCACTGTTCAACCAGAATACCTGCGATTTTTCGATTTTTGTATAGAATATCATTCGGCCATTTAATTTGGACATCGATCCCCAGCAATTCAAGACCGTGGGCGACGATATAAGCTGCGATGAGGGGTAATAAATTTTCCTGATATGCATTGGAAGGATTATTGTCTGAACATTCGGGCCACACCCAGGATGCATAAAGATTTCCCGCAGGAGAAACCCAATTGCGTCGAAACTGTCCTCTGCCGGCTGTCTGTTCGGTGACGATGACCGAATCCCAGGTATGGATTTTTTGTTGGCCCAGAAGCTCCCAGGCCGGGTCCATGCTGGAACCGTACTGGTCACAGATCAGGATCGTCGGTGCACTTCTGCTTGCGTCAGCGGATGGATACCATACAGGCCCTTGACTCACCAAAGAAAAGTCCTGTTGATCTATCCGTTCCCATGGACCTAATCTTTCGATATCTTTGTTCCACAAAGGATGCCGCTTTGCAATCCGGTCAGGAGGCATCGTCAGTACAGGAATTGTCATTTTATTAGACTTTTAGCAAAAAAATATTTATAAAATTGTCCTTCTGGCTTCGGCATACAGCCGTTCAACAACTTTTGTATTCCAGGCTTTATGGGGCGCCGGCGTTTGGAAACCTTCGGCCCGGAACAATCGGACAACGTCATTGGTGGTAAACCCCTTTTCCTCTTTGAGCCAGATGATATTTCTAAGCACCAGTCGATAGTAATTATCATCCTCAACGGAGTTGTCCATCTTATCCTCATGCTGGGATTTCATGAGCTGGGAGATCTTTTTTTGCTGGCTGTTCATCATTGTGCTGAATATGCGGACCTGTTCCTTGATCTTGAACAGGTCATTTTTCAAGGTGAGAATTTCATCCCTGTAGGTTGTGACAAAGTCAACCAATTCGTCCATAAATGCATCTGGAACCTGCTCTGTCTGCTGTTCAGGTTCTTTATACTCTGGTGTATGGTCGTTTTCCTGGTCAACAATTTCAAAGGGTTCTTCAGTTGCTGCCAAGGCTTCCTTCTCTATTTTTTTTAGTTTATCCTGCCTGCTTTCGGCTCTTTTTTGGGCAAATACTTCCACATCAAGTAATGAAGGTCTCTTTTTTTTCATAACACGGGTTCCTTTTGCATATAAAAAAACGCATGCCCCATATTAATTGCCGCCTAACGGTCAAGAATAGACAGAATTTCTTTGGCAAGGGTGCGTATCTCTGTTGCAGCAATGTCCTTATTTGAATATTCTGACACGTTCTGGCCGTAAATCAGAGAATATTTATATGCCATTCGGTTTGCGATCTGGGTTTCTAATATGTCAAATTTATAAGTTGATTTTAATACTTGCGCAAGCTCGCGCGCCATGACCGAATTTGTCTGAATACGGCTGAGCAAAAAATAGGGCTTAATGTTGGGGTTTAGTTCTCCTGCTTCGTTGATCAGCTCTACCGTTGTCTTTGTGCTGCGGATATCAAGGGGCGAATCCTGTACAGGAATGATGATAAGATCAGAGCATGCCGTTGCAACCGTTACAACGTCATTGTCATGGGGCGGGGTGTCGATAAGGGCAAAATCAAAATCTTTATCAGACTCTTCAATAACCTGATAGAGGTTTTCGTAAACGGGGGCGACTTTGATCTGCGTCAGCTCCTTTTGACTGTTGCGAATTTCAGCTGTTTCATAACAACTGCCCTGGGGGTCCGTGTCAAAGACGATGACGCGGTGCTGTTGTAAAGCAAGTTCAATGGCAAGATTGAGAACAATGGTACTCTTGCCACAGCCACCTTTCTGGTTTGCAAGTGTAATAACTTTCATGATGATACCATGTGCCGCTTTTTAAATTTTTAGGAGAGATATATTACATAAAACCATATCGTAGCTTGTTCCGCCTTGTCAATAGAACATTTCGCATAAGACTTTGGGTTTCGCAAATAAAAATGTCCCGCATTTTCAGTAAAATGCGGGACATTTAGTGTCTGAACGAAAACCTGAAAATTTTGTTGAGTACAAGGCGGGCTGAAATTTTAACCGGAGTAATACAAGGCGAATTTCGAGGATTAAAATTTCAGCCTAACGCCGTAATCGGCAAAATTTACGGTTTTCGGTCGGGCACTATTTAAGAGGGGCGCGCCACAAGTACAGGAATTTTGGATGCGTGGATGACGCCCTGGGCTGTGCTGCCTAAGAGTATATCATCAAAACCCTGATCTCCGTGAGTGCCCATGATGATCAGGTCAAAATCTCCCTGGGTCGCAGCTTGTGTGATCTCTTCCACCGGATCTCCTGTTTTGACCATGATGCGGTCCTTGGATAAGGGACAGGCTGAAATTTCTTTGATCACCTTTTCCGATGTGGTTCGGATACGTTCTCCAAGCATTCGTTCAGCATTTTCAACGGCATCCCGGTTGAACTCTTCCTGCTTTTCAGGATCCTTTATGGTGACACCGGCGCCTGCCGAATATTCGGCTAAAAGATCCGGGACCACATGAATGGCCCATACCTTTGCATTAAACTTGTTGCCGATGGTACAGGCATAGCGGGCCGCATATTTTGCCGTAGGGGTGATGTCCGTGGCAAAAAGAATTTTTTGAATATTTGCGACCATGGAACCTTCGGGCTCCTCAACGGTTTCAGCGATAGGCTCTGTTTTTGCCTGGGGTGTAGGTTTCGAAGGTTGTGCCCCGTCCAAAGGCGCCCGTCCAAATATTCTGTCGGTCAGTTTGACGTACCAGGCAGCAGATTGAACCTGAATGATATACGCCACAGCCACAACCAGGGCCGCCGACGCGCCTTGTTTACCAAAGGCATTTATGGCAATGGCCAGGGCAATGGACAGGTTACGCATGACTGAGCCGTAAACAAGTGCAATGGCATCACCCCTGGGCAAAAGTTTTTTACCTATAATACTGCTGAAGGTGAAGTTGAATCCGTAAATGATAACCAAAGGGATAAGAATGTAAGCAAGCATACTGGGGGCTGCGGCAATGGCCCGGGCCTTAAGCGCCATGGCAATGAATACGATGCCCACAACACCCAAGGTGGATAACGGCGGGAATTTGGGGCCCACTGATGTTTTGAATCCCTTTTCCCCGTGTTTTTTAACCAGTGCTCTGCGGGTTAAATAACCGGCTGCCATGGGGATAAAGACAATGATCACGATCTGTTTGAAAACAGCGACCATGTCAATTTCAATGGTTGTGCCCATGAGCATACGAACATAAAAAGGTGTGGCGATGGAGCCCAGGGTTAGGCCTATTACGGTCATTTTTACGGCCGCGGCCAGGTTGCCCTTGGCAAAGCCCGTCCAGGAAATGGTCATGCCTGACGTGGGAACAAGCCCTGCCAAAAGTAAACCTAACGCCATATAAGGCTGGTCTTTGAAAAAAATTAAACCCATAAAATAGGCAAGGAAGGGAACCACACCAAAATTGATCGCCTGGGTAAGCACCTGGGCTTTGACATCCCCGCCCTCAAATACCTTCTGGATATTCAGCGTCACCATCATGGGGTAGACCATTAAAAAGGTGAACGGAATAATCAAACTCTTTAAAAAAGCGGCATCCATGAAAATACCGAATATGAATCCGGCCACCATCATTACCGGAATCGTCAGGGTTAGATTTTGACTCATTGTTCGCAGCAGTTTCCAAATCATTAGACAATCCTTTTATTTTGTGAGGTTAAGTTGTGCCTGCATTAGTTATAGAATCCAAAATTCATACCACGGGCTTAATGTGAAAATGAATTTCGATTAGTATATTGATTTTATACAGTATATTTTTTGCTGTTTCCATAAATAAATATAGTAAATAAGAAAATGCGTTACAATTGTAACGCTTATGGTGACGCTGTAACGATACACATGGTTAACGCATATGAAGTGCCGACCGAAAATCGTAAATTTTGCCGGTTACTTCATTGGTCGCAAATTTTAATCCTCGAAATACTTCATGTATTTTTCCGGTTAAAAGTTGCGCCCGCCTTGTCCTTGACAAAATTTCCAGATTTTCTTTCAGACTCTGTTTGAAAATATTGAAAACGCGCTGTTGTCAGGGATAGTTGATATTCAACCACTGCTTTGCAAGGCACTTGGCAGGGCAGATATTTTCGTGATAATAACAGCCATCGGTTGAACTTTTTGTCATGTTATCAACTTTGGGTGTGCTTGTTCGTTTCTACTTTTGACACGGGAGTGATTGGATGATGAAGAAAATATTCAGACATTTACTATACTATTATCTGTTTCCCTATGCGGGGTTGTTTGTTGTCAGGCTTTTGTCAGCTACTTACCGGGTCAAAATTGTTGATCTGGATCATGAACAGAATATTTTAAAAGCCGGAGGGCAACTGGTATATGCCTCTTGGCACCAGCGGTTTTTTCCGGGCATCACATTTTTTTCAACAAGAAAGCCCATTGCCATTATGATTTCCCAGAGCCGTGACGGTGAAATGGCGGCCCGGGCTGTGCATATCATGGGTTGGCGGGCGGTGAGGGGGTCTTCGTCCCGTGGTGGAGGTCAGGCCCTTGAAACCATAAAAAAGCTGATCGAGCAGGGCTACAAGATCGGTCATATCGTTGACGGTCCCCAGGGACCGTTCGGTAGGGTGAAGCCGGGGTTGATCCGCATTGCCCAGTATGCGGATTTGCCCATTGTACCCACCATTACCTCTGGGCAGAATCGGTGGGTATTCAATTCCTGGGACCGTTTTATGGT
This window of the uncultured Desulfobacter sp. genome carries:
- the parA gene encoding ParA family partition ATPase yields the protein MKVITLANQKGGCGKSTIVLNLAIELALQQHRVIVFDTDPQGSCYETAEIRNSQKELTQIKVAPVYENLYQVIEESDKDFDFALIDTPPHDNDVVTVATACSDLIIIPVQDSPLDIRSTKTTVELINEAGELNPNIKPYFLLSRIQTNSVMARELAQVLKSTYKFDILETQIANRMAYKYSLIYGQNVSEYSNKDIAATEIRTLAKEILSILDR
- a CDS encoding lysophospholipid acyltransferase family protein — protein: MMKKIFRHLLYYYLFPYAGLFVVRLLSATYRVKIVDLDHEQNILKAGGQLVYASWHQRFFPGITFFSTRKPIAIMISQSRDGEMAARAVHIMGWRAVRGSSSRGGGQALETIKKLIEQGYKIGHIVDGPQGPFGRVKPGLIRIAQYADLPIVPTITSGQNRWVFNSWDRFMVPKPFSRVIIRFGSPIHVHRDMLPGEFEQMQAHVAQVLKQLYEDTDAVWQDGTRMKEIFGFRSDAK
- a CDS encoding biotin--[acetyl-CoA-carboxylase] ligase, which encodes MTIPVLTMPPDRIAKRHPLWNKDIERLGPWERIDQQDFSLVSQGPVWYPSADASRSAPTILICDQYGSSMDPAWELLGQQKIHTWDSVIVTEQTAGRGQFRRNWVSPAGNLYASWVWPECSDNNPSNAYQENLLPLIAAYIVAHGLELLGIDVQIKWPNDILYKNRKIAGILVEQCNKKIIVGIGINMACAPSLRTIGTETAMPATCLSKEGFHVSPLKVWCHLVESGIQCMRSLIRQIQASEFTQLITSRLAWRGKHVHILKNEDEINSAIIIGVAENGGLVIQKGTQTQIIHSGRILTVE
- a CDS encoding universal stress protein; the protein is MIWKLLRTMSQNLTLTIPVMMVAGFIFGIFMDAAFLKSLIIPFTFLMVYPMMVTLNIQKVFEGGDVKAQVLTQAINFGVVPFLAYFMGLIFFKDQPYMALGLLLAGLVPTSGMTISWTGFAKGNLAAAVKMTVIGLTLGSIATPFYVRMLMGTTIEIDMVAVFKQIVIIVFIPMAAGYLTRRALVKKHGEKGFKTSVGPKFPPLSTLGVVGIVFIAMALKARAIAAAPSMLAYILIPLVIIYGFNFTFSSIIGKKLLPRGDAIALVYGSVMRNLSIALAIAINAFGKQGASAALVVAVAYIIQVQSAAWYVKLTDRIFGRAPLDGAQPSKPTPQAKTEPIAETVEEPEGSMVANIQKILFATDITPTAKYAARYACTIGNKFNAKVWAIHVVPDLLAEYSAGAGVTIKDPEKQEEFNRDAVENAERMLGERIRTTSEKVIKEISACPLSKDRIMVKTGDPVEEITQAATQGDFDLIIMGTHGDQGFDDILLGSTAQGVIHASKIPVLVARPS
- a CDS encoding pyruvate carboxylase, with the protein product MKQKTLEQVLAENKGKPILVANRGIPARRLCRSISEMEAISIMTATDVDKTSPSTHSAQELMLLGEDPTAYLDIDRIIKKAKERGVIAIHPGWGFAAEDCSFPLKCEKAGIHFIGPPHDAMRLLGNKVAVRNLAIKLGVPVIPGTEDAVSLEEARAFAKKIGYPIMLKAEGGGGGRGIYEVYSEEEFESAFVKASTFAQASFGNPKLFMERLLTHVRHIEIQIAADQHGNVFAFDERDCTVQRNHQKLVEITPSPWPGMTEELRNKLKEYAIKLVKHVNYYSLATVEFLVEKDGTPYLIEVNTRLQVEHGITECRYGVDLVAEQIAIAFGATLSFNEEETKPYQHAMQVRINCEDPRNNFAPNAGLITRHAPPGGTGIRLNTCISTGYQFPSQYDSAATLLISFGRSWNKCVKAMRRALGEYHIGGVKTTIPFHREILKHPDFNSGNYDTKFIEKAPELMDFIYQAPEPVRLSRLVAEISAKGYNEFVQLGEYRGRADKRLGPFKPVLPPEGYSDFVHPYPRGDRQAILDFVRDSGYIHFTDTTPRDITQSNSGNRFRLAEDRLVGPYLDKCGFFSMENGGGAHFHVAMLANMTYPFTEATEWNEFAPQTLKQILIRSTNVLGYKPQPRNLMRKTGEMICAHYDVIRCFDFLNHIENMRPFAEVAMDSKTNIFEPAISLSFAEGFDVKHYLSVTDEIIAMVANVSGLPTHKVIRTIILCLKDMAGVCPPSFMRNLVAAIRKKYPELIIHYHRHYTDGLFVPAVGAAAQAGANIVDTGIGASVRWYGQGEVLSTAAYIEDELGLKTNLNKEMIHSCGFMLKQIMPYYDRYCSPYFQGIDYDVVEHGMPGGATSSSQEGAMKQGYIHLLPHMLEFLKGTRKITRYHDVTPGSQITWNTAFLAVTGAYQRGGEDAVQRLLETLKAVNTIPEKDLTKEIKTARLELYRDSNDAFRNLLRGEFGKLPLGFPPDWVYESAFGENYQEAIAGRTEESPLNTLEEIHLKAEHDKLKGLISREPTEEEFVLYLNHPGDALKTFEFTAKFGDPNNLPVDVWFEGLQIGTQMEFRDSSGKPHQMIILDISPPKETGHCVVRYLCDSEIFIYKVKVSEATGIGTQSIEMADCCNVCHIAAPSNGDLWVMYANEGDVIQKGQELFNISIMKQEKAVLSPVDGVVKRVLKTANYQETKKMVPVVNGELLVELSATSDTCVSCKCPIDIDHQKFCPSCGNKICACSDKS